The DNA region ATGTCAGCTTAACAGACTGGCCTGACCCCACTGCCCTCCTTCTCTTTAAGCCCTTTAAAGGAGATGTATTCAGAATCGAAGACGGGCGACCGGTGCTGAAATACCAGCGTGCTTGCGCAGCGGGCGCACCTTAATGGGATAGACGACGGCCTCTTTGACTAATCGCTTTGCGTCCTCCAGGCCGATGATGTCCTCCCACCGCACGTTGGGGCTGTGCAAATAGATGTCCTTTAgggatgaacacacacacaaacacacagagtgagGGATGCATGTGGAAGCTATCAGTCAGAAATGGACACGTGTCCTGGTGCGATTAGTGCGTAAATAGGTGTCCTTTAGAGTGAAACATCAGATAAGGGAAATAGATAGAACCTGCGCCTTCATTAATacaacatttcattcattcacaacaAAGCCCTTCGCTGCTCTCTAGTGGACATATTTATCATCACATACATCACTTAAAGGATATTTGCATAAGTTTCTACATCATATTTTGTGCCACAAGTTCAGATAAAACCAGCTCTTctacatatatttttgtgtgtgtgtgtgtgtgtgtgtgtgtgtgtgcgtgtgtgtgtgtgtgtgtgtgtgtgtgtgtgtgtgtgtgtgtgtgtgtgtgtgtgtgtgtgtgtagtacccTGCTGATGATTGTAGCCAGTTCTTTCATCTCACCACTCATTCCAGAAAAGCCACTAATAGGCTTCAGCAGCCTTTCCTGCAACACAACATAAAACCATTACTGTAGGTAGTGGTGTAAAACATTTAGCATGTTTTACACACTTTGGTTAAAGTGGTTGGTTTTATATTCCCTCAGTGTTGCTTAGAGGCTTCACTGTCGTTACCATATGGTCTGATTCACTGCCCGCTCCTCTGCCGTCAGTCATGGGGCCCTACGACAgacaatgaaacattttttacacatcaaGGGAAACAGAGGCATAATGAGACAGCTGTAATTAACTAATGTACAATCATAGCAGACTATTTTCATTTGGATGCATCACATTCCTAATAACTCTGCATGAggattaatgtttaaaatataaataaataaaaaacttccCCAGTACCTTCTTGTTCATGACTGCCTCTCCAGCTGGTCCGTTCCTGATGGAGGAAACATTGAGCCCAAACTCTGATGACTCTGAAGGAACAGAGGAGCCATCCTCCTGGGAAATGAAACACAGACATCAAGTTGCAAGAATcattgcttttaaatgtaatatactGATTTGGGTTGTTCTATGTTTAATGCGGTATATTTGAATGTACGTTAGCAGCTGTCTTCCTGGTTGCGCCTCCAGAGTTCGGCCTCTGGGATGGGTTGATTTTGGGAAGAGGCTTCACAGCTGAACAGGGACTCCTGGGAGAGAAAAAGCGGCCGAGCAGAGAACAACAGGAGACATTTAAACTAACCCCCAACCACATTGGGCATTCTACATCAGGGTCAAGTCTATTTAATGCTTCTTTACTTGTTACCATGTTGTTCTTGTtatgtttttactctttttgaTCATAGTGtgagtgtactgtatgtagagTGTTGTGCCCTGAACATGAAataagacacagagacacactcacCTCTTTATTCCACTATTTCTTGCAGATCTGCTTTCGCcttgacacagaaaaacaacaacaaatgcaacaaaaaatatactataatcaatattttataaatacattgcAGTAATTCAGAACTTAGcaacaaatacagtatatccaACTCTGCGTGGTGTTCCTGCTCTCACAGTTTgggatatttttatttatttatttggctcAATTTATCACCTGgttctgctgtttttctgatGAGTTTGGGATACTTCTGAAACTTGACGTAGTGATAGCTCTCATACTCCATTAGTACCATCTCCAGATCGATGTTATCACACACCTCAAACTTCCTCACACCAGCGTTAGTCTCCTGGTCCAAGGCCACTGCTGCAGCTACGTAGCTGTTGCATGGACACACACGtgaactcacacacacgcacgcacagtGTAAAGATAAAAGAAGTTACACAACCCAGGTCAACCATGTCTGCTGTCTTGTACTGACCCTTGCCCCAGCAGGTGGTGGTAGATGAGGATGAGAAggctcttcttcctcatctcaGTCCTCAGCTCATCCTATTGCCCACCAAAAAATAGTCAGTACTGatgtaaaaatattcaattacaagtaaaagtaatgCGTGAAAAATATGAGTAAAATGtggttaaagtattacagtaagtagtggtttggtcctgaatgatatattattatatatgacatcattaaattattaatagtgcagcatcagtgttagagcagcatgttactgttgtagctgctggaggtggagctagtttacactactttatatacagttagctaatTTAGTCCAGTgattcccaacctaggggtcaggcacttctctaatctttgattttttaaattttggatcatttgaattattaaaatgaaatcatgtgagaagtttaaagggaaaaatcactatttgcttgggctgttaacaactcagacatctgaaatgtgaccccaactacacactgctttttgtaagatatcaaaagccaaaaagttttcatctttaataatgtgttataGTTTATTATTCCCCCCTgtaatgtagtggagtggaactATGGagtaaatggaaatactcaagtacaagtacaagtAACTCCAAATTATATTTAAGTACAGAATGTGAGTAAATGTGGATACTTTTCACCACTGGTATGGTTAAATCAAtatatgtactatatttctTTTGATTATATGTGGAAAATGTGTCCCAGTAAGCCACGACAGTGTGACACTaatttacattcattcattcaattaaTTCAGAATGTTCCAGTTGAAAAGGCCTATCGATTTGCGTTtttcttgtacttttttttgtactttagtTGAGTGAGTTTCTggtctgctgctgtgttgtgagccatccagacctctcagaTCATTTGGGACAAGTCTGCTTTCtgagtcaaaactaaacatggagTAGCAACATTCAGTTTTAATGCTCCACATATCTGGAGGACTATTCGGTTTTCTGCTGCCTTTCATTGGATcaatttgaggcttttgattCATACCTTACACTGcactttatgttttatgtaaagcactttgaattgccctGTTATTGAAATGTGCTACATATAAACAAACTTGCCTCGTAGGGATCAGTAATTACATCTGTTGGCTATGTAAAGGtctaaaaatctgatttaaactCTGGATTAAGAAGACAGATATATAGATAGCCAGTAGAGGGGGACAAATTACCACACATTACAACCAGCTGATTTGGTATCTAGGCAACCAGTGGACGCCGACTAAAAGCTAGCCTGGTTAGCTTGACCACTTGCGTTAAAGCGCTTAATTACTATTTGTGACAATTCATTTGAAAGTGGCATAAAATACACCGAGCTTACCTGAGCCAGGATACATGCAGGAGACACATAGTGTTAGTGCAGTAACACATTGTGCCATTAACGATGAGCACAGGCAGAAGTTTATCTCTCAAGCATCAGTGCCAACAATTATTCCTTAAATCAGAGAACACACTAGAAAACAAAAGACTCATTAACTCACCGCTTCCCGGGCCTGATGAGCAACTTTCATAGACTGATATGAGAGCTCCATCATGATTTAAAGAGATTTATGAGACACTTTTTGCTGCTCGTCAGTTGTTCTTGAAGCCTGCAGTTCCAGGTGTGGGGTCTTTTTGTGGGTTTTCCCCTCGGGGCTTGCCGTACACAGGGATGAATACAATACTGCCAAATACTGCCAATGACACAGAGCAAAAGTTACAAAAACATGTGTGtggcttatatatatatatatatatatatatatatatatacacacacatatatatatatatatatatatatatatatatatatacacacacatgtttttgtaactgtatatatatatatatatatatatatataagccacacacatgttttatatatgttatatatatatatatatatatatatatatataacatatataaaacatgtgtgtggcttatatatacatatattcaaataaatgcGTTTTAACAAAATTCAAATTGTACATGTTCTTAAATGGtataatgaattaaataaaatagcaCTCAAATCCCTAATTACAAAGTAAGACACTTTATTTGTTAAAGAAAATATGAGCATGAGATgagattattttttgtttttgtcaaataaaaataaaaagtatatgaAACCAGTAATTAAAACATTCTTAATACCCTGCAATTAAAATCACTATAACCTCAGTGGGTGTGTTGTATTTGGAAGGACATTACAGAATTACGACAGCTATAACAGTATGTAGCGCTCTTTGAGTGATAATATTTCACCTTTAGTTCCTTTTGCTTGCAAATATTGCTGTGATTTAACCTCAGCCTCATTCAAGGCTCACATGTTCTCCCTATTGAGATGCAAATGGTATTTTAAATCACATGTGATACAAAATATTTCCACTGGAGAGCAGGGAAGAGCTTTGATGTGAGTGGGCTGATGGTGTGTATTAATGAAGACCCAGGGGTTCTATCTGTTTCCATTAtctcatgttttattgtaaaggATACCTTTTTATGCTAGCCTAATTGcacaagggtgtgtgtgtgtgtgtgtgtgtgtgtgtgtgtgtgtgtgtgtgtgtgtgtgtgtgtgtgtccatatcCTTTATCATATTTTCTACTTGGATCGCtacctctgtgtttgtgtgtgttgactcCTAAATGACATCTATTTGCACAATTTCAACATGCGGTGGGAGGACATCATTGGCCTGGAGGACGCAAAGCGATTAGTCAAAGAGGCCGTTGTCTATCCCATTAAGGTGCGCCCGCTGCCCAAGCACGCTGGTATTTCAGCAACGGTCGCCTGTCTTCGATTCTGAATACATCTCCTTTAAAGGGCTTAAAGAGAAGGAGGGCAGTGGGGTCAGGCCATTCTGTTAGGCTGACATTAAATCTATATCTGGGATAATAtggtaacacacatacatagatggatagataggcAGAGAGCAAGGAACATCACAGACTACACTTATAtgtataaacacaaataaacaacaacctACACTATGTgtgtaatgtacagtataacATTACACATGTGGACACTCTCGCCCTTTATGCaccatagacacacacaaacacacatccacatgaaatacacacacttcTATCATCATCACTCAGACCTCAGCCTCATGGATACGATGACAACAAATCAGGTTGTCTGCATCCTTTTGACATTTACAGACAGAGATGAGGACTGATGTGTCTATCCTCTATTCTGCCAGCCTATTTTATTGAATAATACCATCTGTTCATAcgccacatacacacacccgcAATCCCTGCGCTCATCTCGATATTTATTAACTCCCCTGAGTATGTAAGGTAATAGTTTTGTGAATTCACTCATCTTCTGTTTACCGGCTAAAATCGTCCCTTACGTTTATTCTGCAGGACAAAGGCATCTGTGATGGATTACATACTGGGGTAATAGCTCACTGCACTGCAATGCAATATATACTCTGACTATAGGTCTCTCTGAAGAATAAACTAGTCCTTAATCCAGCATAATTTACAGCACTATGGTGaactattaaaaaatgaatggcTCCATAGTAGGAGTTGGCCTCTAAGATGAGCAGAGCTTTAACTTTGTGTTACTTGAGTCTAATTTGGATTCAGTGTGTATGTAAGGAAACAGGCTTGGGTCATTTTTAttccaaaaacatttatttcttttggCACTGTCAGTTTTCATCATTACCTTACAGTACATTGCACATCCACTCATCAATGTTCAAGTTACAGTATCATTTGCTTTTCCATCCAACCTGAGACCACATGATGCTGATGCTGCTTCATTTCAACCAAATAACTCCAGTTTTGGGTAGCTACAGTATGATTTCACCCCCACAGAAGCACTAATATGGTGCTTGACGGGTTCAAGCATCAATCTGAAAATAAGGCTTATATTTGATCTGAAAAGGTAGAAACTGGGGGCAACAGTGATTTGCTTTTAGAGTACAATTCAAAGTGTAATATTTTCAAAAGGCTTTGACTTTTCTACTGCTTCTGCTCAGTAGTTTATTACAGTATGGAGATGTGAACGATGAGACCCGCAGATAGTGTTGTTTAGATAGTGCAAAATTCCAGAGCCAAGTTGATAGTTgtagttacatttaaaaaaatattgtaacaAGTCTATTTCAACTCATAAAACTTTCCAAAATATGTCAGATACATTACATAATGTATTAGGATTAAATCCTAAAAATGTTGGGTtttgaggagagaaaaaaaaggagaaatctGAAAATTGCTCCAATATCATTGTTTGAAATCAGCTGTTGCACGGTAGCTCTGGAGTCAACACACAATAAGACACAATCTATGATCATTTAAACATTGCTGCCTCTGAGCTGGCGAGGATCTGAGTACGACTCTCATTGGGGCAACATGGGACCTTCCTCACACCATCCTTGCACTTTTCTTCAAAATAATCTCTTTGATTGACAGATCGACTCTGAGCGAGTgccaaaacacaacagaggCTTAATCTTTGGAGATAACACACTTCTTGGCTTTTTGGTGTCGGGTTCTGTGACATATGTTTTAAAGAGTCAGATATTCAGAAAAATGGATTAACACAAGACCCACATTCACTGAGAATCCACATGCATATAAATATGAGATGGGTATCTagaaaatgctgtttgttttacaaGCCAAATTAagctttgcacattttttttaagaaggaCTCCTTGGTCTAGAGATGCAGGACAATCAATAACTAATTTGAACTTCAGCATTAAATTATATACATTTCACTGGTTGCTGAAAAAGTGCATACTCCACCTTGTTACAAACGTGTCTGTATTATTCACAGAACAATCTCAAATTTGGCAAGAGTAGTTTTAAGGTCTTTGAGACTATTTCTTTAAACTGGatcttaaaaatataatagtttgtatatttttaaacttacaGTAAGATCTCACTGACTAGGGAGGCAGTAGCAGAGCTCTCAGAGGAATGATCATTGTGTAAAGGATACTAAGGAGGGACTTGAGGTGAGGGTTGATTCAGAATGACATGTTGCTGCATGTACAGCCTTAATTTCTTAAAAGtcagtggtttaaaaaaaagattcactgttgttgATGCAGTTTGATGTCAGGATGTCAGTTTGTGTTACAAGTCGGGGTGAAGtcaaacatttagttttttgtatAGCCTTCATGGAGAGCCACACACTTGAATGTAGATGGAATCAACTCTACTGATGCTTGATTGTCTACAATTTCCGTTAAAAATGGTTGAACAGACTTTCCCCCCATGCTAGATGTAAGTGGTCAGGGGACAAAAAGGGGCTTCGGACGACATGGCAAACATTTGATTTTACTGTCCCTGTGCAGGCCGCGCCTCAGAAAACTCCGGCGTCTGCGAGTAGTGTACCAGCCTCGAGCAGCAGACATTTGACGTAAACTCGTACAGTGTAGAACATTGTAAGGAAGTCCTGGGTGCTGAACAGGGTGTCTGCCAGAGCGAAGCCCAGCGTGGAGGGGATGAAACCTCGGCCGTACTCCACCATCCACGTCCCGGCGCTCCACTGGACAGATGTAGCCTCGCCTACGCTGTGTACGATGGTGTCACCTGCAGGATACAAGCAGTCAGACATGGAAACTACTGAACTGGATTCGTACACATGAAGGAAAATGACATGACTTGTTCATATAAGTTCATAACAttgcaaattaaaatgtgttaaggTGTTACCAGGGTAGTAAAGTTCACTCTTAGTTGTTCCCTCCTTCCACTGTCTGAAAGTGCCAGAGATGATAGTGTCTGAAATCTCAGCCCAGTAGCGACCTGACAGAAGGAAAGAGCAAACATGGTGTCAAAATTAGATGAGGTTTTCTTCATAGTTTggtcacaaaaagaaaatacatcacaaaCTCCAAGAAAAAGGCTCCCAAGTATGTGAAAATATGTTTGCCCCAGAAAGAGGAAAGTGTGTATTGTCCATATTGCAAAAAGACTGACTTTTTTTAACCCCCTCCTTCCTCACCTGAGTGTCCTCCTGTGTCCACCGCGGTACCAAACAGCAGCAGGTACTCTGTGAGCGAAGCGTGGAGGAGACACATGGAGCCCATCCAGCCTCCAGCGTTCACAAACACCCACTGCAGGTCCTCGTCTGGCAGGATGTGGCCAGGATATCTATTAAAGTTGAGTTACACTATATTAGTCGGCTCTTAAACACACAGTACAGCTACTCATCTGATAATGATTCTATTTTTTAGTCTTTAACTAGTagcactgaaaacatttgttgttCCTGGTTCCAGTCTCTCAAATGTGGGAATTGTTCACAATTTTGGTCACCTGAAATAGGTTCTGTCGGGCCACTACCCCATATAAAGGGCAGAAGGTGTTATTTGACACTGGAAAGCttttaaagtgaataaaataaaatctgctgCCTCACAGCAAGCTTTCCTCCCTACTTTACCTCAGCTGACCACTGAATGGCCTTTTAACCTTCTCAGCTTCACTTAACTGGAATGTAACATCTCCTCAAGTTACCATAGAGTGAGCTAGACTGAAACCAGTCTGCAAGTGCTGAAATAGTTAGTTTGAAATCTGATAATTGACCTAttaagttaaaaagaaaaaaactcaattcCTTGGTTGCAGTTGCTCAAACCAGTTAGTGAaaacaaataacacacataaacagaataTTGGTTGGAGTCCTAAATGTGTACATGTCAGTCCAATGTTCAATGTTTTAATATGATCTGGTGTGAAATAGTGACATTGTTACCTCTTCCTGAGCTCCACCACCACTTTGGAGAAGGCCTGCTCATGGTCCTGTCCTGAgaatacacacattaacagcATGTTGAGTAAACATGAAAGGCAGGGAGTAGTAGCTGTTTAAGCTAACtgcattaatatatttatactttaaacAGCATTCCAGTTGAATTCAGGTTGCTCTACTCTTGACTTGCTTTGAGCTCCAAAGTCCTCATGACCAAACTCACCTGCGTACTGTTTGGCCAGTTTGGCGACGTCTTCTTTGTTGAAAACGTATTGCTTAGTGGCCATCCAGTgccgcagcagcagcacggCCAGGACGGTGACTACGGAGAACAGGAACAGTCTTAAACTCGTTTTAATTAAAGACATGATGGAAACAAAAGccaacagacagacacacagcgACAGGTCTCAGGCTACATGTGTACACAGAGGCAGACAGGTTGCTTCAAAAGACTGACAGCTTCTTCCTGATCAGGTGGGGGCGGGATATGCTCGCTCGACCAATCATGGACTGAGTTGGTCGCGTAGGCAACACATCCCCCTGGTTGCCAGCATGTTATAAAAGCCCCCATTTAAAGAGTtttgagattatttttttatacagtattgTGGTCCCCtccacatatataaatacactgtaataaaatgcaattagttggtacattttttgtaattattattgGTTATTCCTGCCTtcattttggggcttttttcttttgtccacACACACGTGCTGATAGGTCACAAGAGCACGGCTGTGTTTCGCCGGTCAACAACAGGAAGTAGGCCGCGGAGTATTGTGGACGAGGTAGAATGAGCTAGCTGTCAACCAAAGTTCAGAAAGAGTTAATAATTCGATATATTAACACCACAGAAGTGGAAAACAGCGCTGAAGGCCATGAGTGTGAAAGAAGAAGTCAGCTTTGACCCGAAAGGTACGGAGCTTTTATCCAGGAGCTGTAGCTGTAGGAGAAAGTAAATCCAGACTCCATTTAAAATCTGATCATTTTATCTTAATGTTATCTTGCCTAACGCCAAAATCCACAATACCAGAATGTTTACAGATACATGGGACACATTATTGGACTCCTTATGGATACACTGCAGAGCAATATCAGCTTTTAAACctgctgttttacattttaacgcATCACAAGGAATGTCGACCAATTATTAAAACAGTACATTTATTAAACCAAAGTGATgctttgctgattttttttacatgccgATTTAATTAACAGGTCATACCcattcataaaatgtattttttgatgtatttttacacTGAACCTGATTTATTCTGTAGAGGAACCGAAAGATTAACACATTTCTCAATGGAGTTCGGTCATATTGAATCTCCCTGTAAAGTGTAAACAGTGCTTGTGGTTGATAATTGTATGCTGAAAACAATATAAGTGATATTAATCCAGTCAGCCCTGTGCAGCGACATAATTTACTGAGGAAGCAGGCTTGTCAAGTCTTTATTCATGGTTTCATACAGAGTTTATTGCTCCACAGTCTCGTGACTTAGTTCCTGTTGCTTCTGCTTCAGGTTTGTGCTGGATTTGGTTACAATAACAATGAGTAGATTAGCAAACAGGCATCCCTATTTATAATCCAAAGATATCATCTGCGTCAGAATGTCAGTAGTTTCTTTTTGtgtgatctccttttgataactaatCTAATGTTTTTCActccattcactgagcctccccCTGAAACTGTTTGGCCTGcctcccactttgaaaaccttTGTGTTATActattgttttgtctgactgcATGTCTCTCGTGTACCCCTCAGAGCACCAGCACCTGCGTTACAACCCTCTGAGAGACAGCTGGGTCCTGGTGTCGGCCCACCGCATGAAGAGACCCTGGGCTGGTCAGGTAGAAAAACCTCCAGAGGAACACGTAACCAGACACGACCCCTGCAATCCGCTCTGTCCTGGGAACACACGTGCAAATGGAGAGGTAAGAACAGGTAATACAGTAGATGGATGGATACATACAGTAGGTCTGTATTATGGGCAAGGGAGCAACATTTCCTTTATGGCATATATGAAGGGA from Scomber scombrus chromosome 15, fScoSco1.1, whole genome shotgun sequence includes:
- the sigmar1 gene encoding sigma non-opioid intracellular receptor 1, encoding MSLIKTSLRLFLFSVVTVLAVLLLRHWMATKQYVFNKEDVAKLAKQYAGQDHEQAFSKVVVELRKRYPGHILPDEDLQWVFVNAGGWMGSMCLLHASLTEYLLLFGTAVDTGGHSGRYWAEISDTIISGTFRQWKEGTTKSELYYPGDTIVHSVGEATSVQWSAGTWMVEYGRGFIPSTLGFALADTLFSTQDFLTMFYTVRVYVKCLLLEAGTLLADAGVF